In Anser cygnoides isolate HZ-2024a breed goose chromosome 31, Taihu_goose_T2T_genome, whole genome shotgun sequence, the following are encoded in one genomic region:
- the LOC125181614 gene encoding olfactory receptor 14C36-like, whose amino-acid sequence MYFFLLNLTLLDLGFISTILPKSMVNSLRDTRAISYWGCVAQLFLFLFFTGEECSLLTIMAYDRYVAICQPLHYGTLLGSRACATMAAAAWGSGVLNALLHTSSTFSLPLCHGNAVDQFFCEIPQILKLSWLDSYLREVRLVVVSASFALACFVFIVLSYVQIFRAVLRIPSQQGRHKAFSTCLPHLAVVSLFISSVVFANLKPPSISSPSLDLVVSFLYSVVPPALNPLIYSMRNQEIKDAIRKVTP is encoded by the coding sequence atgtacttcttcctcctcaacctcacCCTCCTTGACCTGGGCTTCATCTCCACCATTCTCCCCAAATCCATGGTCAACTCCCTGAGagacaccagggccatttcctactGGGGATGTGTTGCgcagctctttctctttctcttcttcactgGAGAGGAATGttcccttctcaccatcatggcctacgaccgctacgtggccatctgccagcccctgcactacgggaccctcctgggcagcagagcctgtgccaccatggcagcagctgcctggggcagtggggttctcaaTGCTCTCCTGCACACTTCCAGtacattttctcttcctctctgccatggcaatgctgtggaccaaTTTTTCTGcgaaatcccccagatcctcaagctctcctggtTGGACTCCTACCTCAGAGAAGTCAGGCTTGTTGTGGTTAGTGCCTCTTTTGCTTtggcatgttttgttttcattgtgctgtcctatgtgcagatcttcagggctgtgctgaggatcccctctcagcagggccggcacaaagccttttccacgtgcctccctcatctggctgtggtctccctaTTTATCAGTAGTGTTGTGTTTGCAaacctgaagcccccctccatctcctccccatccctggatctggtggtgtcatttctgtactcggtggtgcctccagcactgaaccccctcatctacagcatgaggaaccaggagatCAAGGATGCCATTAGGAAAGTGACGCCATAG